One Vicugna pacos chromosome 29, VicPac4, whole genome shotgun sequence DNA window includes the following coding sequences:
- the SLC7A13 gene encoding LOW QUALITY PROTEIN: solute carrier family 7 member 13 (The sequence of the model RefSeq protein was modified relative to this genomic sequence to represent the inferred CDS: inserted 5 bases in 4 codons; substituted 2 bases at 2 genomic stop codons), translating into MDKKKIQLQRTFGSCWGVGFSLLXVIGAGISVAPGGVPKSCANXGVSLWTRAGCALLPRTAXLCRAEMRVTLPCRGAHYHFLRRCFGNLISFLSLWPASLLGPGLAASQALLLAECSIQPFXPSCSAPKLPKKCLALAAPRTVGILNPRGVKEVTWLQITSTTLKXAILGLNFLSGAVLLVRGGKQNVDIFXNLFNAEFPEASQFIEAIFPGYVAYSGGGCVTFIAGSGSELQIPETWKIFGDGHLMALSLLQIETPQYSRVAAFEDRDPSTPQ; encoded by the exons ATGGATAAAAAGAAGATACAGCTTCAGAGAACGTTTGGATCCTGCTGGGGTGTAGgtttttcactgt gtgtcatCGGAGCAGGCATTTCTGTGGCCCCCGGCGGGGTGCCGAAGTCCTGCGCCAA GGGGGTCTCCCTGTGGACCCGGGCCGGCTGCGCTCTGCTGCCCCGAACGG CCCTCTGCCGGGCAGAGATGCGTGTGACCTTGCCATGCCGTGGAGCTCACTACCATTTTCTCAGGAGATGTTTCGGCAACTTGATCTCTTTCCTGAGTCTCTGGCCAGCCTCGCTTCTGGGGCCAGGGCTAGCGGCCAGTCAAGCCCTGCTCCTCGCTGAGTGCAGCATCCAGCCGTTTTAGCCCAGCTGCTCTGCTCCAAAGCTGCCAAAGAAATGTCTGGCCCTGGCCGCACCGCGGACGGTGGGAATTCTGAATCCTCGTGGTGTGAAAGAGGTGACTTGGCTTCAGATAACTAGCACCACGCTGA TGGCCATACTCGGCCTTAATTTCCTCAGTGGCGCAGTGTTGCTGGTGAGAGGAGGGAAGCAGAATGTAGACATATTTTAGAACCTTTTTAATGCTGAGTTTCCAGAAGCCTCCCAGTTTATAGAAGCCATCTTCCCAGGATATGTTGCATATTCAGGTGGAGGATGTGTTACCTTTATAGCAG GTTCAGGATCAGAACTGCAGATTCCGGAGACCTGGAAG ATTTTTGGTGATGGTCATCTCATGGCTCTGAGTCTTCTTCAGATTGAAACCCCTCAGTATTCAAGAGTTGCTGCTTTTGAGGACCGTGATCCCTCCACCCCTCAGTAA